From a single Porites lutea chromosome 10, jaPorLute2.1, whole genome shotgun sequence genomic region:
- the LOC140950981 gene encoding roundabout homolog 1-like, whose protein sequence is MYIKEMGSSPVFQQKPRNVTENLYQTVYFRCQAIGFPKPTIKWVKYSNSSGNQETVIKTNGRFVIGMNGYLFILGVEWSDSGRYGCIAQNTKGRIIAYAHLSVTAAVSTKMFTQPWPVRKGLNIISCLEFEKAKELKKKVCLVAYNKYEPDGIDYSFIVGINLCGSSTAIQWNQTMRKLEKYILYEGSWFIGIQVTKEDNNSKYFCSARGPEYRESIQMQLIYAEVNMPITHPSTTDPVTEGKKTAADIPSNESDKENSCLVWKALTGIFAPILICHLLYVHGERLLTAGRGLFGHQDGERALTERHTTADASYKSCGDDETTSLGTMESCSLPQTFREQPDFL, encoded by the exons ATGTACATTAAAG aaatgggTTCTTCACCTGTTTTTCAACAGAAACCAAGAAATGTGACAGAAAACTTATACCAAACAGTGTATTTCCGTTGCCAAGCAATTGGATTTCCAAAACCAACAATTAAATGGGTAAAGTATAGTAATTCATCTGGTAACCAAGAGACTGTGATCAAGACCAATGGGAGATTTGTGATAGGCATGAATGGATATCTTTTCATCCTGGGTGTGGAGTGGTCTGATTCAGGACGATATGGCTGTATAGCTCAGAATACAAAAGGCAGAATTATAGCTTATGCACATCTCAGTGTAACAG CTGCAGTGAGCACTAAAATGTTTACTCAGCCGTGGCCAGTCCGAAAGGGACTTAATATCATATCTTGCTTAGAATTTGAAAAGGCTAAAGAACTGAAGAAGAAAGTATGCTTGGTTGCTTATAACAAGTACGAACCTGATGGCATAGATTACAGTTTTATTGTGGGTATTAATCTGTGCGGCAGTAGTACAGCAATACAGTGGAACCAGACAATGCGAAAGTTAGAAAAATACATACTGTATGAAGGGAGCTGGTTTATAGGAATTCAAgtaacaaaagaagacaataatAGCAAATACTTTTGCTCTGCACGTGGACCAGAGTACAGGGAATCAATTCAAATGCAGCTAATATATGCAGAAG TAAACATGCCCATAACCCACCCATCAACAACTGACCCAGTGACTGAAGGCAAGAAAACAGCAGCAG ATATACCTAGTAATGAATCAGACAAAGAAAACAGCTGCCTAGTGTGGAAGGCTCTCACTGGCATATTTGCACCCATACTGATCTGTCATCTTCTCTATGTTCATGGGGAACGTTTATTGACTGCAGGACGAGGTCTCTTTGGTCATCAAGATGGTGAAAGAGCTTTGACAGAAAGGCACACAACTGCAGATGCCTCCTACAAAAGCTGCGGCGATGATGAAACCACTTCTCTAGGCACTATGGAGAGCTGTTCGTTACCTCAAACATTTCGGGAACAGCCTGACTTCCTCTAA